The DNA window ttcgatcatgcctttctcgagagcagaggtatgctttttcaaaggagacttctgcaaataagttgtgggtggcacttgaagaaaattttttgaagaaaaacagtcaaaataagctccacttgaagaaaagactgtttcgcttcacatacgtcccaagtaccacaatgaatgatcacatcaccaaatttaatcagttagtaactgatttgctgaatatggatgagacattcaaagatgaagatttggctttgatgctgttggggtcacttcctgaggagtttgagttcctagaaactactctacttcatggcaggagtgatatatctctgagcgaagtctgtgcgaccttatacagttatgaacagagaaagaaggacaaacagaaaaactcaatcagagatacagaagctttagtagtccgaggtcgttcatacactctgaagaaaactcaaaaggggagatcaaagtcaaagtccagactcgggaaagatgaatgtgctttttgtcatgagaaaggccactggaagaaaaattgtccaaagctgaagaataaggaaaaagctgctgtagatgcttgtgttgcaaagcatgatactagtgactctgaactatcactggttgcatcatcatcgtcgttccattcagatgagtggatattggattcgggttgtacctatcatatgtcccctaatcgggagtggttctctgatttagtagaactaaatggaggagttgtttatatgggcaatgacaatgcctgtaaaactgttgagataggttcaatccaattaaagaatcaagatggatcaaccagagttctgactgatgttcggtacttgcccagtttgaagaaaaatctcatctcattgggagccttggaatccaatggttcagttgttactatgagagatgggattttgaaagtgacatctggcgcacttgtgatattgaagggcatcaagAAAAATagcttgtattactaccaaggtagtacagttattggagcagtcgctgcagctttcggcaacaaagaattggactcaatacagttgtggcatatgaagttgggacatgccagcgaaaaatccttgcaaattctggcaaagcaaggattgttgaaaggtgcaaaggcttgcaaattaaaattttgcgagcattgtgttctgggaaagcaaaagagagtgaaatttgGTACTgttatccataatacaaaaggtattttggaatatgttcactcagatgtgtgggggcctttcaagacaccttcattgggaggaaaacactactttgttacttttgttgatgacttttccagaagagtttgggtgtataccatgagaactaaggatgaagtgcttagagtttttcttaaatggaaaactatgatcgaaaaccagactggcaagaaaatcaagcggcttaggacggacaatggaggggaatataaaagtgatccgttcttcgatgtgtgccaagagtatggtattgtttgacacttcacagttagggatacaccacagcagaatggattggcagagcgtatgaatcgaacattgctggagaaagttcgatgtatgttgtccaatgctaggttgggcaagcaattttgggctgaggctgtgacatacgctggccatcttgttaatcgtttgccatcatctgcattagaaagaaaaactcctatggaggtatggtctggaaaaccggctacagattatgattccttacatgtgtttggaaccactgcatattaccatgtgaaggagtcaaagttagatccgagggcaaagaaagctctctttatgggaatcacttctggagtgaagggatttcgtctttggtgcttaagcacaaagaaaatgatctgtagcagagatgttacctttgatgaatctgccacattgaaaaaggtagcagataaagatattcagacgagcaatactccacagcaggtggagtgtacgccaaaacaggtggagtttgagcagatggggatttgcccagttaataagtctaattctccagccacaatggaggaattagaggttaaagaggttctgacccaagaaccactaagtacaccagaaccagttgcagttgcaaggccacggagagaaattcgtaaacctgctagatttactgatatggtggcctacgcccttcccgttgttgatgatattcctatcacttatcaagaagcaatgcaaagcttagaaagtgataaatggaaaagcgccatggatgaagaaatgcagtctctcctgaagaacaatacttgggagttggcgcaattaccgaaaggtaaaagggcaatcggatgcaagtgggtattcgcaaagaaagatggatctcctagcaagaaggatattcgctacaaggcaagattggtagctaaaggatatgctcagaaggagggaattgactacaatgatgtattttcccctgttgtgaagcattcctccattagaattttgttggccttggtagcacagttgaatttggagctagctcaacttgatgttaagacggctttcttgcatggtgagttagaagaggagatctatatgactcagccagaaggatacacagatgctggtggtagaaattgggtttgtaagcttaacaaatcgctatatggattgaagcaatccccgaggcagtggtacaagcgatttgatagctttatgagaaggcagaagtacacaagaagcaaatatgacaattgtgtatatttgcagaagctgcatgacggatctttcatttatctactcttgtatgttgatgatatgttaatcgcttcgaagagccaaaatgagatagataagctgaaggctcagttgaatcaagagttcgagatgaaagatctaggtgaggccaagaagattctcggcatggagataagtagagatagacagagaggcaagctttgtttgaatcagaagcaatatctgaaaaaggtattacaatgttttggtgtaaatgaaaacacaaaacatgtaagtaccccacttgcttctcatttgaaacttagtgctcaattatctccgaaaactgaagaagaaagagaatatatggcaaaagtcccatatgctaatgcagttgggagtttgatgtatgcgatggtgtgtacgaggcctgacatttcacaagctgttggagttgtgagcaggtatatgcatgatcctggaaaaggacattggcaagctgtgaaatggattctacggtatcttcgaaaaaccgtagatgttggtttaatttttgaacaggatgaatcacttggtcagtttgtagttggatatgttgattccgactttgctggtgatttagataaacgtcgttcaactacggggtatctgtttactcttgcgaaagccccagtgagttggaagtctaccttacagtctacagtagctgtgtctactacagaggcagaatatatggcagttacagaagctgttaaggaggctatttggcttaatggattgttgaaagacttaggagttgttcaaagtcacataagtttatattgtgacaggcagagcgctattcatttagcgaaaaatcaagtctatcattcaagaaccaaacatatcgacgtaagatatcactttgtgcgggaagtctttgaaaaaggaaaaattctacttcagaagattccaacagcagataatcccgcagatatgatgaccaaggtggtaacaacaatcaagtttaatcattgtttgaacttgattaacatcctgagaatttgagcacctttaggtgtatggcgctcgaaagctcatttggaggcactacaaaagatagctttatcgaatttggggagttgaaggaagtgtgtgaagatgtgattatcctaatcaaatcttcaaggtggagattgttgaaaagtcaaaaatgggaggtgcaagtggcaccgaaagaaaaaaaagtgataggcaagttgtttaaagttgaatgggataattgcaattttggtccctaattttttaggccatttgcaagttagtccctgaacctcaactataaataggcctaaccatttctcatttcaaccatcccaaccaatctttctctcttagttttctctcttctcccatttgagaattcttaaggaattctatttgtttgtaatattttggagatagtaaagttatcatctggtgttagtgcccgaggacgtaggtataatttaccgaacctcgtgaaaactcttgtgttcttttttgtcctatttttctttcaatatttgagggtataatagtagtatttaattgtgctattaaattactatagaagggatattctgactaaggaaagacttggtatttaagagatcattgtgatccacctctcttccctgggaattgaactttgtgtgattttttagtacaataatttacacgcttccgaccctattggaacaacaatacCAACTTCTAcaacaaataaaatagaaaagtatTATGTGCATAACTAAATAAACAAAGTCCACTTGCTTAAAACCATTTCGGGATTTGCATAATACATGACAGGCTGACCAAAATGCAACGGGTATATAACTACCACGAACAGCAAGATGATTAACTAAAGATGATTAACTAAAAACCTTTTATTTGTAACATAAAATTTACCTTTACAAAATTTACCTCCATGCCAAAGAATATCCAAATTCGGCAGCAATGAAACGAGCTCCAACCCAGCAAGCTAAGAAAGCAACGCAGACAAAAACCAGATCCAGATTTCAGAACCAAAGCATAATTCAGAACATAACAACATAATCAAAAACAAATTATTTCAGACTCAGAAATTATTTCAAATCCAAAGCATATTTCAGAACATAACAACATAATCAAAAACAAATTATTTCAAATCCACTCAATTATTTCAGAACATAACAACATAATCATGTGCTATAatctaaatcagaatataaattTTGCCACCCTCTCATGTGCTATAATCTAAATCGGAATAGTAAATTGATACCACAAATCAATATTGTGGctgtaatataaattttttcaATACCACAAATCAATACCAGAATTTGGAATATGAAACTCAACTCTATAAGTGGCTGTAATAACAGAAACGCCTTACCTATTTAACAGAAACGCCTTACATATTTAATCGGAATAGTACATTATTGAAGTTGTTTAATcgaaaccctaaaaccccaaataACTAGGACTGagctaaaaccctaaaaatttaatccaaaaataacaGAAACGCCTTAcctatttaattgaaaaatctcGCAGCTGCGCCAAACTTCTTTCAAGACCGACCCCGACCTTCTTTTTTCCTTTGTAAGAAGTCCGAAATTTGTTCCCTTTCGACACTTGAGGTCTGCACTTAACTTTTCTGCAAATTCACTCTTTCTGTTTTTGGATGACGACAGAAGGGTATTAAGTTAAATGTCCTCTtaagaaacgacgccgtttaagaaATTTTTAAGTCAGATTTGCGGCGCGTTGAGAACAAACACCGCTATTGAGTCCACACTTGACGGGTTTTAAATAAAAACGACACTAAAATTCCAAGTTCAGaataaaacggtgccgttttcacTTATATACCGTAACATTTTTGTGGCGCATTAgcaaaagcgccactaataaaaataggaaacgacgccgtttcctcAACTCGTTATAAATTTTTGCGGCATTTTCCAAATGCGCCactaaatgaaaacaaaaaagggCACCGTGTCTTTGTTACACTTAAGGAAATTGGCGGTGTTTCTTCATAAAATGCCGGTAATACATCACCTTTAGTAGCGTCTTTTGCtcaagcgccgctaatgccttcCTCCAAGATTCAAGCCAAATTtatccaaaattaaaacaaaatttataaaatgaaattatcaattaataaaaaatgggagaataatgcatttttaaaaatttatttcatgatCTATAAAAATTtttacatcaatatatttttatattgaataaatataaatatttatgtatgcaatatataaatgaaaaatgatgttaattatatcaataattgtgtaaatattttacaatatttatatcaaattaaagttcatgtatacaattgaacATTAAACCGTTGTTCATGCACACTTTTGGGATTTAACCCTAAACCTCTAAACCCTAAAATCCTAAGCTATTAAATcgttaaaccttaaaccctaaaaccaaCAACCAGACCCCAAAATCCAAAACAATAATTAACCTATTAACATGACTAAAGTAGCCTAAACcccaaaccttaaaccttaaaccccagactcctaaaccttaaacccaaaACACCCTAATACCCTAACCCTAAACACTCTAATACCTTAACCCTAAACCTACATcgtaaaccctaaactttaaacttTACACTGTAATCCAAAAATACTAAACATTATATAATGAACCCTAATACCCTATACCTAAACCAAATATGATAAACTAAATATATAGTAACCTACATTATATAATGCATGGTTAAAACCCAAAAATCTAttaagatattttgcggcgctttcaaCAAAGCGCCACTAATTTTAGTATAAATCAAGACCAAAACACTGCGTTTTGTTTATGGTATGTCGCGGTGCTAGCAACAAATCGCCGCTAATACTATGCTTTAGCGGTATTTTACCGTAATCGCCACTAAATCAagtatacatcaagaccaaaaCGATGCGTTTTGGTTCAGATAATTGGTGGCGCTTTTATCCAAGCGTCGTTAATACTATGCTTTAACGGCGTTTCCCTAAGTGCCACTAATTCTACTATACATCGAGGCCAAAATtatgcgttttggttaagatattttgcggcgcttctcACAAAGCGCCGCTATTAATATTCTTTAGCGGCGGTTTACCGTAAGCGCCACTAATTTTATATACATTAAGATCAAAACGTTGCGTTTTGGTTAATATATTTTGCGGCGCTAGCCACGAATCGCCGCTAATActattctttagcggcgtttgaccGTATGCGCCACTAGTTCtagtatacatcaagaccaaaaCGATGTGTTTCGGTTCAGATAGTTTGCGGCGCTTCCGTAAAGCGCCGCTATTACTATCCTTTAACGGCGTTTTCCCATAAACGCCAGTAATTCTAAGatacctcaagaccaaactctgcgttttggttaagctATTTTGCGGCGTTTCCAAAAAGCACCGCTATTACTGTCCTTTAACGGCGTTTCGCATAAACGCCACTACTTTTAGGAATCATCAAGACGAAAACACAGCGTTTTGGTTAAGAGATTTCAAGGTGCATTGTGGTAAACGCGACTAATGATGTTCTTTTACGGCGTTTAGTTCtttgcgccgctaatgctcgatttttagcggcgttgtTCGTCCAAGCGCGACAAAATatgccgctaaagacctgttttggtgtagtgcagTCAAATGGAATTTCCTTCAATCTATCGTCTATTTAAGTTAGAGGAAAAGATGGTCCAGATGAGATGGTACTTGAAAAGTTTAATGTTGAATTAAAATGAATTCATTACTCATGTCACgttaatatcattaaattatcGCTTTAATCAATATTTGCAATAAAAAATCCATAATTTGACTCAAAATaaaatgttgaaggttaaattgttgaaaagaaaaaaataagggtcaaattgttaaaatttataaactcgAATAACCTGCCTAGTTTAAAAGGTTTTATTGACATTACAATTAGATTACTATTTTACATTTTGAAAacatcaaattgaaaaaaaatcatttaaaataatataatttacattacattatatgtaaaaaaacaacaactaattatatattaacataatctatatcaaattttaattctcaaaattcATCCGAGCATATAATCtccataaaatttacatttttagacttttttttattttaaaattttaaattagtaaatataaaattacactttaatttttctaaaattgataaaaatttgattcaattatttaaaatttataaagatatagactattaaaatagttaattgtatttttactatcgtaaaaattattatttaattttgactTCCCTAAAAATTCTCAAAATTCGTCCGAGCATATAATTGCGTAAGTGTCTGCTTCCATTTCAACTTGATAACCTTTGCTGGTCCTTCACTTGCACGATCCTTTGAGCAGACTTTCTTGTTTTTATCGGTCTAAGGGATAAACATAAAACACCAAGATTATTTTTGTTGCATTGAGATAATCTATATCACTGGTATATTAATTTACTTCAAATCGAGAAAGTTTTCTTAATATCGTAGAAAACACAATCGTTAAAAATTTTGCTCAcgttaaataaaaacaaaaaatgaatctATTGAATTTTAATGGTATAAAAACCTATGTTATCAATATTTGCAATATGCATAGAATATGCACTCATGTTCAATATGAGTATGAATAAAGATTTTAATACtttttgatatataatagaagcaTCATATCTCGTTAGTAAATAAATTTAGAATGATTcctttaaatgaaataaaagctacaaatgtgtaaaaaaaataaaatcaataggAGGTTGGTTAAGTAGTTTACCACAGTTAATGCTTCTTCCCCCATTGGCGCaccataaaattgaaaaatttctgCATCCGTTTTGGTTGCGGCCCTTCTTCCTCCGCTTCATCGTAGATATTAGCTTTTCGTTTTATGTGAGAAGTGCTATCTGTTGATCCATCGTTGTGAGCAGAGTGTTGATGGATGTGTTCAAAATTTGGAGAAGATTGAGTGGTATGGCACtgcaactcttttatttcttccAAATCTCTCTCATGCACTATTCTAACACCACACTTATTCACCTTAACACTGCTTTCAATTGGATGTGCGAAAGACACCTCAAGCTCATCCCATTTCTGATCTAAGCAATCTGTTGCCCATAAATTATTGGTTAAACAATGACCATATTTATCCTCCATGGAATTTGGATATAGTTTATCACGCGACCAATAACGAAGAAAAAGGTGATCTTTCATTATGGGCTCGTTATAGCTTTTACCCACCATCCAGCCGCTCCCATCAATCTGTATACGATTTCTACCTCGAAAAATAGCTCCATTACAACTGGCTTCTTTAGAATTTCTACAATAGATAAATGCTCCACAACCGATATGCTCGTCATCCCTTGAAGCATCATTATTGACAAAAATGCAGCAACAAGCAACTCCAATCCATTGACTATCTTTCGGAACGGGTATCTTAATTGAAGAGTCACTTTTTTGTTGGCTAAACCATTCTGGGATTTCACTTCCGGGCATCATAATATCAAACTTTTTTCTTGAATTTGCAAATGCCTGCAAAACAAAACACAAGTCGTTTGGTAACTAAAACCATAAATTCCCAAGTATGAGATTTTGTAAGGGAGAATAAAGAGATTAATCGACCTTAAGATATTTTTTAAGCAGTGTTAATGCATTGATATTCTCAGCCAATTTGAAGCAGTTAACGGCTCTAATGATACCCCTATCCACTAAATTGCGCAGTTTTGATGGACTTGCAACTACTTCAAGTGAAGAGCAATCATCTATACGCACATCTGCTATACTTGTTAGAAGCTCTGGCAACGATTTAAGCATCTTGCAATTTGATAATCCCAGAAAATAAAGCCTGCTAAGTTGAGTAAGAGCCAAAGGAATGGTGATGAAATTGTTACCCATAAGATAAAGATCACTCAAAGAGGATAGACCATGAATATCTGCTTCACCAAGAGTGCACATGTTGCAATTTGACAAATCAAGAAACGAAAGCTTCGAGAGCTGAGTAAGAGATGCAGGTATGCTGATGAAATTGTTACCACTAAGATCAAGATGTATCAAAGAGGATAGACCAGAAATATCACGTGGAATATCTCCTTTACAAAGATTGCAGTCCCTTAGCTTTAGCTTTCTTAATGAACTCAAACCTGACAACAAAGGCAACATCGGAGCTATGGGATTCGTCCTTCTTCCTTGGATTACCTTGAAAAGAAAAGGCAAATTTGATCGTGACTTATATGATGGTCCCTTGCATCCACTGAAAGACAAAACTTTAAGATTTTTCAATTGAGAAATGAAGGATGGTGGTTCTTTTATGGCTGTTTCACTCAAGTCAAGCTCTTCCAAAGATTCTGCTTGCCGCAAATTCTCTGGTAAATATTCAACTTTGAAACAACCGGAAAGATGAAGAGTTTTTAGATGTTCCATTTTCCCATCAATATCTGGAAACCTTGCAAGATTTGAGCAACCTGAAAGAATTAATGTTTCAAGAGACTCCATTCCAATTTTGGTTGGAAG is part of the Gossypium hirsutum isolate 1008001.06 chromosome D11, Gossypium_hirsutum_v2.1, whole genome shotgun sequence genome and encodes:
- the LOC121203382 gene encoding disease resistance-like protein DSC1, with amino-acid sequence MVEGMIINNKWKPSKMFNLSADTFSKMKNLRLLKVFCVSNCDDHLKYLSTELRLLDWTGYPLKFLPSNFHPDNLVALLLPYSHIEQLWKGNRPLFKLKMINLKGSQNLIKTPDFTTAPKLEALIMEGCTRLVDVHPSIGVLKSLKLLNLRDCKSLRSLPTKIGMESLETLILSGCSNLARFPDIDGKMEHLKTLHLSGCFKVEYLPENLRQAESLEELDLSETAIKEPPSFISQLKNLKVLSFSGCKGPSYKSRSNLPFLFKVIQGRRTNPIAPMLPLLSGLSSLRKLKLRDCNLCKGDIPRDISGLSSLIHLDLSGNNFISIPASLTQLSKLSFLDLSNCNMCTLGEADIHGLSSLSDLYLMGNNFITIPLALTQLSRLYFLGLSNCKMLKSLPELLTSIADVRIDDCSSLEVVASPSKLRNLVDRGIIRAVNCFKLAENINALTLLKKYLKAFANSRKKFDIMMPGSEIPEWFSQQKSDSSIKIPVPKDSQWIGVACCCIFVNNDASRDDEHIGCGAFIYCRNSKEASCNGAIFRGRNRIQIDGSGWMVGKSYNEPIMKDHLFLRYWSRDKLYPNSMEDKYGHCLTNNLWATDCLDQKWDELEVSFAHPIESSVKVNKCGVRIVHERDLEEIKELQCHTTQSSPNFEHIHQHSAHNDGSTDSTSHIKRKANIYDEAEEEGPQPKRMQKFFNFMVRQWGKKH